One genomic segment of Nocardioides cavernaquae includes these proteins:
- the cobT gene encoding nicotinate-nucleotide--dimethylbenzimidazole phosphoribosyltransferase codes for MTDVLSTTLASIQPLDATAVADAEARQAGLVKPAGALGVLESLSIQLAGIARTCPPAVPGAPAVAVFAGDHGVLAQGVTPWPKDITAVMVEVFRNGGAAINVLSRACGASVTVVDIAVDGDVAEGVGTGAEVLSRKVRRGTADLAKGAAMTRDEALAGLAVGIEIANRLVDGGADLLLTGDMGIGNTTPSAALIAAFTGTDADLVTGRGTGIDDETLNRKTEIVAAAVARTAGVDDAINLLAEVGGLEHAGIAGLVLGGAARGVPVLLDGVIAGSAALVAQRLAPASIDYCIAGHRSVESGHIVALQQLGLRPLVDLDLRLGEGTGAALSVPLVQAAARVLNEMATLESVMAGPDA; via the coding sequence GTGACTGACGTACTGAGCACGACCCTCGCAAGCATCCAGCCTCTTGACGCCACTGCCGTCGCTGACGCCGAGGCGCGTCAGGCCGGTCTGGTCAAGCCTGCGGGTGCGCTCGGCGTCCTCGAGTCCCTGTCGATCCAGCTCGCCGGCATCGCCCGGACGTGCCCGCCCGCGGTGCCCGGTGCGCCCGCCGTCGCCGTCTTCGCCGGTGACCACGGCGTCCTCGCGCAGGGGGTGACCCCCTGGCCCAAGGACATCACCGCGGTCATGGTCGAGGTGTTCCGCAACGGTGGTGCCGCGATCAACGTGCTGTCGCGCGCCTGCGGCGCTTCGGTGACCGTCGTCGACATCGCGGTCGACGGCGACGTCGCCGAGGGTGTCGGCACCGGCGCGGAGGTCCTCTCCCGCAAGGTACGCCGCGGCACGGCCGACCTGGCCAAGGGTGCTGCGATGACCCGTGACGAGGCACTCGCTGGTCTGGCCGTGGGCATCGAGATCGCCAACCGCTTGGTCGACGGTGGCGCCGACCTCCTGCTGACCGGTGACATGGGCATCGGCAACACCACGCCCAGCGCTGCCCTGATCGCTGCCTTCACCGGCACCGACGCCGACCTGGTGACGGGTCGCGGCACCGGCATCGACGACGAGACGCTGAACCGCAAGACCGAGATCGTGGCCGCAGCTGTGGCGCGCACCGCAGGTGTCGACGACGCCATCAACCTGCTTGCCGAGGTCGGTGGCCTCGAGCACGCCGGCATCGCGGGGCTGGTCCTCGGTGGTGCCGCCCGTGGCGTGCCGGTCCTCCTCGACGGCGTGATCGCCGGCTCTGCGGCGCTCGTCGCGCAGCGCCTTGCTCCCGCCTCGATCGACTACTGCATCGCGGGTCACCGCAGCGTCGAGTCCGGCCACATCGTCGCGCTCCAGCAGCTCGGCCTGCGGCCCCTGGTCGACCTGGACCTGCGCCTCGGCGAGGGCACCGGCGCCGCCCTGTCGGTGCCGCTGGTCCAGGCCGCAGCACGGGTGCTCAACGAGATGGCCACGCTGGAGTCGGTCATGGCAGGGCCGGACGCCTGA
- a CDS encoding TrmH family RNA methyltransferase — translation MASVIEVADPADPRLADYRDLRDVELRKHVETEHGLFLAEGEKVIRRAVEAGFQPRSFLMPERRMEALADVLATTDAPCFVMPERLAEEVTGFHVHRGALASLARKPLPSVDEVLAGARSVLVLEDLVDHTNVGAIFRSGAALGFDAVLLAPRCADPLYRRSIKVGMGAVFSTPWTRLPDWYDALPALSARGFTTVALTLAEDSTPIEEAVAGVERVALVLGSEGHGLSPRWEQSADRRAIIPMREGIDSLNVAAATAVACYITSRR, via the coding sequence ATGGCGTCAGTTATCGAGGTCGCGGACCCGGCGGACCCCAGGCTCGCCGACTACCGCGACCTGCGTGACGTCGAGCTGCGCAAGCACGTCGAGACCGAGCACGGCCTCTTCCTCGCCGAGGGGGAGAAGGTGATCCGGCGCGCGGTCGAAGCCGGCTTCCAGCCACGGTCCTTCCTGATGCCGGAGCGGCGGATGGAAGCACTTGCCGACGTGCTGGCCACCACCGACGCACCGTGCTTCGTGATGCCGGAGCGCCTGGCCGAGGAGGTCACCGGCTTCCACGTGCACCGTGGCGCGCTGGCCTCCCTCGCGCGCAAGCCGCTGCCTTCGGTCGATGAGGTGCTCGCGGGCGCCCGGTCGGTCCTGGTCCTCGAGGACCTCGTCGACCACACCAACGTCGGCGCGATCTTCCGGAGCGGCGCAGCGCTCGGCTTCGATGCAGTGCTGCTGGCGCCGCGCTGTGCGGACCCGCTCTACCGTCGCTCGATCAAGGTGGGCATGGGTGCTGTCTTCTCCACGCCGTGGACCCGCCTCCCGGACTGGTATGACGCGCTGCCCGCACTGTCTGCACGGGGATTCACCACCGTTGCGCTCACCCTCGCCGAGGACTCGACCCCCATCGAGGAGGCAGTCGCCGGCGTGGAGAGGGTGGCGCTGGTGCTCGGTTCCGAGGGCCACGGGCTGTCGCCGCGCTGGGAGCAGTCGGCTGACCGTCGCGCGATCATCCCGATGCGCGAGGGCATCGACTCCCTCAACGTCGCGGCGGCGACCGCGGTCGCCTGCTACATCACTTCACGTCGCTGA
- a CDS encoding aldehyde dehydrogenase family protein — MSTETSEITPGQTEAFDAAGLLGDLRATFASGRTRDFAWRDAQLDALARMLVENEAAVIEALAADLGRPTLEAWVSEVRMIEKEIRTIQKHYRSWAGEKKYKTPAFFKPGRSAVRFDPLGVVLVIAPWNYPVQLLISPLAAVIAAGNTAVAKPSELSPATSALLTRLAAEYLDSDAIRFVEGGIDESTALLEQRWDHIMYTGNGMVGRIVAAAAAKHLTPVTLELGGQSPTIVDKDVNLTLAVDRIAGGKWVNAGQTCIAPNHVFIHEDVEQEFVERLKKTLVTRYGRDPRTSKDFGRIVNERHAARVAGLITAGGFDSVVAGGDSDVRSRYVAPTVLRGVRPDAAVMQEEIFGPVLPLITFRDLDEPIAAINAGEKPLALYVFSNSDETVERVLSETSSGGVSVNDVFMHMMSGEMPFGGVGESGYGAYHGQAGFETFSHAKAVYRRPGWFRDPALLKPPYKGWKLKVLRKVF; from the coding sequence ATGAGCACAGAGACCAGCGAGATCACTCCCGGCCAGACCGAGGCATTCGATGCCGCCGGTCTGCTCGGGGACCTGCGTGCCACCTTCGCCTCGGGGCGCACCCGCGACTTCGCCTGGCGCGACGCGCAGCTCGACGCCCTGGCCCGGATGCTGGTCGAGAACGAGGCGGCTGTCATCGAGGCCCTTGCCGCCGATCTCGGCCGTCCGACCCTGGAGGCCTGGGTCTCCGAGGTCCGGATGATCGAGAAGGAGATCCGGACCATCCAGAAGCACTACCGGAGCTGGGCTGGCGAGAAGAAGTACAAGACGCCGGCGTTCTTCAAGCCGGGTCGCTCGGCCGTGCGGTTCGACCCGTTGGGCGTGGTGCTGGTCATCGCTCCGTGGAACTACCCGGTGCAGTTGCTGATCTCGCCGCTGGCCGCGGTGATCGCTGCGGGCAACACCGCGGTCGCGAAGCCGTCGGAGCTCTCCCCCGCGACCTCCGCGCTGCTGACGCGGCTCGCCGCGGAGTACCTCGACTCCGACGCGATCCGGTTCGTCGAGGGCGGCATCGACGAGTCGACCGCGCTGCTCGAGCAGCGCTGGGACCACATCATGTACACCGGCAACGGCATGGTCGGGCGCATCGTCGCCGCCGCGGCTGCCAAGCACCTCACCCCGGTCACCCTGGAGCTCGGCGGCCAGTCCCCCACGATCGTCGACAAGGACGTCAACCTCACGCTGGCGGTCGACCGCATCGCCGGCGGCAAGTGGGTCAACGCCGGCCAGACCTGCATCGCGCCGAACCACGTCTTCATCCACGAGGACGTCGAGCAGGAGTTCGTCGAGCGCCTCAAGAAGACCCTCGTCACGCGCTACGGGCGCGACCCGCGCACGAGCAAGGACTTCGGTCGCATCGTCAACGAGCGCCACGCGGCGCGCGTCGCAGGGCTGATCACCGCCGGCGGCTTCGACTCGGTCGTGGCCGGCGGGGACTCCGACGTCCGCAGCCGTTACGTCGCGCCGACGGTGCTGCGCGGCGTACGTCCCGACGCGGCGGTGATGCAGGAGGAGATCTTCGGGCCGGTGCTGCCGCTCATCACGTTCCGCGACCTCGACGAGCCCATTGCGGCGATCAACGCCGGCGAGAAGCCGCTGGCGCTCTACGTCTTCAGCAACTCCGACGAGACGGTCGAGCGGGTGCTGTCCGAGACGTCGTCGGGCGGCGTCTCGGTCAACGACGTCTTCATGCACATGATGAGCGGCGAGATGCCGTTCGGCGGCGTGGGCGAGAGCGGCTACGGCGCCTACCACGGCCAGGCAGGCTTCGAGACGTTCAGCCACGCGAAGGCGGTCTACCGCCGACCGGGCTGGTTCCGAGACCCGGCGCTCCTCAAGCCGCCGTACAAGGGGTGGAAGCTGAAGGTGCTCCGCAAGGTCTTCTGA
- a CDS encoding acyl-CoA dehydrogenase family protein: protein MINLETPKKHKAFVEQAHQVAMNMLRPISRKYDLAEHEYPKELDMLAAMIDGLESSGSSEGAGATGVRVEASADKGNKNGSNLASVLSVQEMCWGDTGLMLAFPRQGLGNSAIASVATDEQMERFKGTWASMAITEPSFGSDSSAITTTAKKDGDHYVINGEKIFVTAGDRSDSIVVWATLDKSLGKAAIKSFVVFKDTPGVKVERLEHKLGIRASDTAVITFTDARVPAENLLGNPEINVKEGFAGAMATFDNTRPLVAAMAVGCARASLDLTRDLLKQAGVEIDYDKPAYLQSAAAAKFLQLESDWEGAHLLTLQAAWMADNKLPNSLEASMSKAKAGRVGSDVTLSCVELCTGVGYAETELLEKWARDSKILDIFEGTQQIQQLIVARRILGLSSAELK, encoded by the coding sequence ATGATCAATCTCGAAACCCCCAAGAAGCACAAGGCGTTCGTCGAGCAGGCCCACCAGGTCGCGATGAACATGCTCCGTCCGATCTCCCGCAAGTACGACCTCGCCGAGCACGAGTACCCCAAGGAACTCGACATGCTCGCCGCGATGATCGACGGCCTCGAGTCGTCGGGGTCGTCCGAGGGTGCCGGTGCGACCGGTGTCCGCGTGGAGGCCTCGGCCGACAAGGGCAACAAGAACGGCTCCAACCTCGCGTCCGTGCTCTCCGTCCAGGAGATGTGCTGGGGCGACACGGGTCTGATGCTCGCGTTCCCGCGCCAGGGCCTCGGCAACTCGGCGATCGCGTCCGTCGCGACCGACGAGCAGATGGAGCGGTTCAAGGGCACGTGGGCCTCGATGGCGATCACCGAGCCGTCGTTCGGCTCGGACTCGTCCGCGATCACCACGACCGCGAAGAAGGACGGCGACCACTACGTCATCAACGGCGAGAAGATCTTCGTCACCGCTGGTGACCGGTCCGACTCGATCGTCGTGTGGGCCACCCTGGACAAGTCGCTCGGCAAGGCCGCGATCAAGTCCTTCGTCGTCTTCAAGGACACCCCCGGCGTCAAGGTCGAGCGTCTCGAGCACAAGCTCGGCATCCGCGCCTCCGACACCGCGGTGATCACCTTCACGGACGCTCGCGTCCCGGCGGAGAACCTCCTGGGCAACCCGGAGATCAACGTCAAGGAGGGCTTCGCCGGTGCGATGGCCACCTTCGACAACACGCGTCCCCTCGTGGCCGCCATGGCCGTCGGTTGTGCCCGCGCGTCGCTCGACCTGACCCGCGACCTGCTCAAGCAGGCCGGTGTCGAGATCGACTACGACAAGCCCGCCTACCTGCAGTCGGCTGCCGCCGCCAAGTTCCTCCAGCTCGAGTCGGACTGGGAGGGTGCGCACCTGCTCACCCTGCAGGCCGCCTGGATGGCCGACAACAAGCTGCCGAACTCGCTCGAGGCCTCGATGTCCAAGGCCAAGGCCGGTCGTGTCGGCTCCGACGTGACGCTGTCCTGTGTCGAGCTCTGCACGGGTGTCGGTTACGCCGAGACCGAGCTGCTCGAGAAGTGGGCCCGCGACTCGAAGATCCTCGACATCTTCGAGGGCACGCAGCAGATTCAGCAGCTGATCGTCGCCCGTCGCATCCTCGGCCTGTCGTCGGCCGAACTCAAGTGA
- the def gene encoding peptide deformylase — protein MTNAPDSTPFAPHGPLPGGGKVREITRWGEPVMHRKLRPVTAYDASLRELVADMVATMYAAEGVGLAANQIGEDLAVFVFDCPDASGRHTVGVVCNPVVTVSEGRGRKLDKGDEGCLSYPGAFVPCSRPDYAAVDGFGLDGEPVHFEGDGLLARCLQHEADHLEGTVFGDRLAFGAQKKLRKQMEQAIAEYPLSWPANEV, from the coding sequence ATGACGAACGCGCCCGACAGCACTCCCTTCGCTCCGCACGGCCCCCTCCCCGGGGGCGGCAAGGTGCGTGAGATCACTCGCTGGGGCGAGCCGGTGATGCACCGCAAGCTGCGCCCCGTCACGGCGTACGACGCGTCCCTGCGCGAGCTCGTCGCCGACATGGTCGCGACGATGTACGCCGCGGAGGGCGTCGGCCTGGCCGCGAACCAGATCGGTGAGGATCTGGCCGTCTTCGTCTTCGACTGCCCCGATGCGAGCGGCCGCCACACCGTGGGTGTCGTGTGCAATCCCGTCGTGACCGTCTCCGAGGGACGGGGCCGCAAGCTCGACAAGGGCGATGAGGGCTGCCTCTCCTACCCCGGCGCGTTCGTCCCGTGCAGCCGTCCGGACTACGCCGCGGTCGACGGGTTCGGCCTCGACGGCGAGCCCGTCCACTTCGAGGGCGACGGCCTGCTGGCGCGCTGCCTGCAGCACGAGGCGGACCACCTCGAAGGAACGGTGTTCGGCGACCGCCTCGCGTTCGGCGCCCAGAAGAAGCTGCGCAAGCAGATGGAGCAGGCGATTGCCGAGTACCCCCTGAGCTGGCCCGCGAACGAGGTCTGA
- a CDS encoding YbhB/YbcL family Raf kinase inhibitor-like protein: protein MSLERPQTPNPYEFLPATASFTVTSDDVTDGSPLKPAQVYSEGNTSPQLSWSGAPEGTKSYVVTCFDPDAPIVSGFWHWVVADIPADVTSLDTGAGALGDAKLPDGAFHVRNDFGTRDFGGAAPPEGDRPHRYFFVVHAVGLEQLGADADATPAVVGFNLAFKTLGRAVITGTWQA, encoded by the coding sequence ATGAGCCTCGAGCGTCCGCAGACCCCGAATCCCTACGAGTTCCTGCCGGCCACCGCGTCCTTCACCGTGACCAGTGACGACGTGACCGACGGATCCCCGCTGAAGCCCGCGCAGGTCTACTCCGAGGGCAACACCTCGCCACAGCTGTCGTGGAGCGGTGCCCCCGAGGGCACGAAGAGCTACGTCGTCACCTGCTTCGACCCGGACGCCCCGATCGTGTCCGGTTTCTGGCACTGGGTCGTGGCCGACATCCCGGCCGACGTGACGTCGCTGGACACCGGCGCGGGTGCGCTCGGCGACGCCAAGCTGCCCGACGGCGCCTTCCACGTGCGCAACGACTTCGGCACCCGAGACTTCGGCGGCGCCGCTCCCCCGGAGGGCGACCGCCCGCACCGCTACTTCTTCGTGGTCCACGCCGTGGGCCTCGAGCAGCTCGGTGCCGATGCGGACGCCACCCCTGCGGTCGTCGGCTTCAACCTCGCCTTCAAGACGCTGGGCCGCGCAGTCATCACCGGCACATGGCAGGCCTGA
- a CDS encoding oxidoreductase, translating into MTKKVALVTGASSGIGESAADELMKAGFTVYVAARRTDRMAPLGERGAHVLALDLTDDASMVAVVDQILAEQGRIDVLVNNAGYGSFGAIEDVPIEEGRRQFEVNLFALARLTQLVLPAMRAQKSGRIINVSSIGARFYEPFGGWYHATKYAVEGLSNCMRLEVAPFGVKVVLIAPAAIRSEWHGIAGDSLEEASGSTAYGKYARRARKMMDQAYKPSTSVGPEVVGEKIAKAATAKRPAAVYPVGKGARMIRSSVDFTPTAIYDAAIGRAYGSR; encoded by the coding sequence ATGACGAAGAAGGTTGCCCTGGTCACCGGCGCTTCGAGCGGCATCGGGGAGTCCGCGGCGGATGAGCTGATGAAGGCCGGCTTCACCGTGTACGTCGCGGCGCGGCGCACGGACCGGATGGCTCCGCTGGGCGAGCGCGGTGCGCACGTGCTCGCGCTGGACCTCACCGACGACGCCTCGATGGTGGCGGTGGTCGACCAGATCCTTGCGGAGCAGGGGCGCATCGACGTGCTGGTGAACAACGCCGGTTACGGCTCGTTCGGCGCGATCGAGGACGTCCCGATCGAGGAGGGCCGGCGGCAGTTCGAGGTGAACCTCTTCGCCCTCGCCCGCCTCACGCAGCTCGTCCTGCCTGCGATGCGCGCCCAGAAGTCGGGCCGGATCATCAACGTCTCCAGCATCGGGGCACGCTTCTACGAGCCGTTCGGCGGCTGGTACCACGCGACGAAGTACGCAGTCGAGGGCCTGAGCAACTGCATGCGGCTCGAGGTGGCGCCCTTCGGCGTCAAGGTCGTCCTGATCGCCCCGGCAGCAATCCGCAGCGAGTGGCACGGCATCGCGGGCGATTCGCTTGAGGAGGCGTCCGGCAGCACGGCGTACGGGAAGTACGCGCGTCGCGCCCGCAAGATGATGGACCAGGCCTACAAGCCCTCCACCTCGGTCGGACCCGAGGTCGTGGGGGAGAAGATTGCGAAGGCGGCCACGGCGAAGCGGCCCGCTGCCGTCTACCCGGTCGGCAAGGGCGCACGCATGATCCGCAGCTCGGTCGACTTCACGCCGACCGCGATCTACGACGCCGCGATCGGCAGGGCCTACGGCTCGCGCTGA
- the cobA gene encoding uroporphyrinogen-III C-methyltransferase — MTVIPEDLNLPSYPVGLRLAGRRVLVVGGGHVAQRRIPTLIGVGADVVVVARSVTPAIEGFEDEITLHLREFTESDLDGAWYAIAATDDPATNAAIAAAAEERRIFCVRSDDASAATAWTPAVGRHEGLTVAVLANREPRRSAAVRDEILVALRDGTLGGGAHEVVKTPGVVLVGGGPGDPDLVTIAARNALASADVVVADRLAPRELLAELSPDVELIDVAKLPRGRYASQDFINEVIVERAKAGKRVVRFKGGDNFVFGRGYEEVLACNEAGVPVEIIPGLSSSISVPARAGIPVTHRGIAHEFTVISGHIPPGHPDSLVAWPAVAQMRGTIVLLMAVENAPAIATALVDGGRPADTPVAVIMDGTMPDERTVLSTLGTLAADIEAQQIKPPAIIVVGEVVAVAHPERYSR; from the coding sequence ATGACGGTGATCCCGGAAGACCTCAACCTGCCGTCGTACCCGGTCGGGCTCCGGCTCGCCGGCCGCCGTGTCCTCGTCGTCGGTGGCGGACACGTCGCCCAGCGGCGCATCCCGACCCTGATCGGAGTGGGTGCCGACGTCGTCGTCGTGGCCCGCTCGGTCACCCCCGCCATCGAGGGCTTCGAGGACGAGATCACGCTCCACCTGCGTGAGTTCACCGAGAGCGACCTCGACGGTGCCTGGTACGCCATCGCCGCGACCGACGACCCGGCGACCAACGCCGCCATCGCGGCCGCGGCCGAGGAGCGTCGCATCTTCTGCGTGCGCAGTGACGATGCGAGCGCCGCCACCGCATGGACCCCGGCTGTCGGCCGCCACGAGGGCCTGACCGTCGCAGTCCTCGCCAACCGTGAGCCGCGCCGTTCGGCCGCGGTCCGCGACGAGATCCTGGTCGCCCTGCGTGACGGCACCCTCGGCGGCGGCGCCCACGAGGTCGTGAAGACCCCCGGCGTCGTCCTGGTCGGTGGTGGTCCCGGTGACCCCGACCTCGTGACCATCGCGGCCCGCAACGCGCTGGCCTCGGCGGATGTCGTCGTCGCTGACCGGCTCGCCCCGCGCGAGCTGCTCGCAGAGCTCTCCCCGGACGTCGAGCTGATCGACGTCGCCAAGCTGCCGCGTGGTCGCTACGCCTCGCAGGACTTCATCAATGAGGTCATCGTCGAGCGGGCCAAGGCCGGCAAGCGCGTCGTCAGGTTCAAGGGCGGCGACAACTTCGTGTTCGGCCGTGGCTACGAGGAAGTCCTGGCCTGCAACGAGGCAGGCGTCCCGGTCGAGATCATCCCGGGCCTCTCGTCGTCCATCTCGGTCCCGGCCCGCGCCGGCATCCCGGTCACCCACCGCGGCATCGCCCACGAGTTCACCGTGATCTCGGGCCACATCCCGCCGGGTCACCCCGACTCACTCGTCGCCTGGCCCGCCGTGGCGCAGATGCGCGGCACGATCGTGCTGCTCATGGCCGTGGAGAACGCTCCGGCGATCGCAACGGCGCTCGTCGACGGCGGACGGCCTGCGGACACGCCGGTGGCCGTGATCATGGACGGCACGATGCCCGACGAGCGCACGGTCCTCTCGACGCTCGGCACGCTCGCCGCCGACATCGAGGCCCAGCAGATCAAGCCTCCCGCGATCATCGTCGTCGGCGAGGTCGTGGCCGTGGCCCACCCGGAGCGCTACAGCCGCTGA
- a CDS encoding acyl-CoA dehydrogenase family protein, whose translation MSQNPVTRAGGKFGLSNKETRDPIGIAVLALNKMAQSPLLDKLKMRRSTEAVVFNATRGGFKVAASASRTFSKKGKKGAAGVKTPSAQPKGLFDLKPTEDEQMLVDVVSEFAAEAIRPLAAEANEAAVTPHDVLAASLEIGLPILGVAESLGGIAEERSAVAGTLVAEALAKGDMGMAVATLAPGAVATALSLWGTDEQQQTYLPAFTGAEVPGAALALTEPAVLFDVFKPSTQAVKADGGLVLNGVKSLVPRGADAELFIIGAELDGKNVLVLVESSTPGLKVEADPAMGLKAASLSKVWLRDVKVEASAILGEADGSTYTEAVRLSRLAWCALAVGTGQAVLDYVIPYVKEREAFGEPISHRQSVAFMVANIAIELQAMRLITYKAASRAALGKDFSREVALARKICADKGMQIGNDGVQLLGGHGFTKEHPVERWYRDLRAVGILEGGVLV comes from the coding sequence ATGTCCCAGAACCCTGTCACCCGGGCCGGCGGCAAGTTCGGCCTGTCGAACAAGGAGACGCGCGACCCCATCGGGATCGCCGTGCTCGCCCTGAACAAGATGGCCCAGAGCCCTCTTCTCGACAAGCTGAAGATGCGCCGGTCGACCGAAGCCGTGGTGTTCAACGCCACGCGCGGCGGTTTCAAGGTCGCCGCCTCCGCCAGCCGCACCTTCTCCAAGAAGGGCAAGAAGGGCGCCGCAGGCGTCAAGACGCCCTCCGCCCAGCCGAAGGGTCTCTTCGACCTGAAGCCGACCGAGGACGAGCAGATGCTCGTCGACGTCGTGAGCGAGTTCGCCGCTGAGGCGATCCGTCCGCTGGCTGCCGAGGCCAACGAGGCCGCGGTGACGCCGCACGACGTCCTCGCCGCGTCGCTCGAGATCGGCCTGCCGATCCTCGGTGTCGCCGAGTCGCTCGGCGGCATCGCCGAGGAGCGCTCCGCTGTGGCCGGCACCCTGGTCGCCGAGGCACTCGCCAAGGGCGACATGGGCATGGCTGTCGCCACCCTGGCGCCTGGTGCGGTCGCGACCGCACTGAGCCTGTGGGGCACTGACGAGCAGCAGCAGACCTACCTCCCCGCCTTCACCGGCGCCGAGGTCCCGGGCGCTGCGCTCGCGCTCACCGAGCCCGCTGTCCTGTTCGACGTCTTCAAGCCGTCCACCCAGGCGGTCAAGGCCGACGGTGGCCTCGTGCTCAACGGTGTGAAGTCGCTGGTTCCCCGCGGTGCCGACGCCGAGCTCTTCATCATCGGTGCCGAGCTCGACGGCAAGAACGTCCTCGTCCTGGTCGAGTCCAGCACCCCCGGTCTCAAGGTCGAGGCCGACCCGGCCATGGGCCTGAAGGCTGCCAGCCTGTCCAAGGTCTGGCTGCGCGACGTCAAGGTCGAGGCTTCCGCCATCCTGGGCGAGGCCGACGGCTCGACGTACACCGAGGCTGTCCGTCTGTCCCGCCTCGCCTGGTGCGCCCTCGCGGTCGGCACCGGCCAGGCCGTGCTCGACTACGTGATTCCTTACGTCAAGGAGCGCGAGGCGTTCGGTGAGCCGATCTCGCACCGTCAGTCGGTTGCGTTCATGGTCGCCAACATCGCGATCGAGCTGCAGGCCATGCGCCTGATCACCTACAAGGCCGCCTCGCGTGCTGCGCTGGGCAAGGACTTCTCCCGCGAGGTCGCCCTGGCCCGCAAGATCTGCGCCGACAAGGGCATGCAGATCGGCAACGACGGCGTGCAGCTGCTCGGTGGCCACGGCTTCACGAAGGAGCACCCGGTCGAGCGGTGGTACCGCGACCTGCGGGCCGTCGGCATCCTGGAAGGAGGCGTCCTCGTCTGA
- a CDS encoding FMN reductase, whose product MTHRIAVVSAGLSVPSSTRNLADQLATAVVGSLETRGEPVEVVFIELRELAHALADNLLTGFPTGALADAIEQVRRADAVVAVTPVFSASYSGLFKTFFDVLEPDLLAGKPVLVAATAGTARHSLVLEHALRPLFSYLHAVVVPTGVFAATEDFGATASGALASRVARAAGELAALLGAGSATTAKPAPTAVDAGFDPGSSSYVSFEDLLRS is encoded by the coding sequence ATGACGCACCGGATCGCCGTCGTCTCCGCCGGGCTCAGCGTGCCGTCATCGACGAGGAACCTCGCCGACCAGCTGGCGACGGCCGTGGTCGGGTCGCTCGAGACACGGGGCGAGCCGGTCGAGGTGGTCTTCATCGAGCTGCGCGAGCTGGCGCACGCGCTGGCAGACAACCTGCTGACAGGATTCCCGACCGGTGCACTCGCGGACGCGATCGAGCAGGTACGCCGCGCGGATGCGGTTGTCGCGGTGACGCCGGTCTTCTCCGCGTCGTACAGCGGGTTGTTCAAGACCTTCTTCGACGTCCTGGAGCCGGACCTGCTCGCCGGGAAGCCGGTGCTGGTCGCGGCGACCGCCGGCACTGCACGTCACTCGCTGGTGCTCGAGCACGCGCTGCGGCCGCTGTTCTCGTACCTGCACGCGGTCGTGGTGCCGACCGGCGTGTTCGCGGCGACCGAGGACTTCGGTGCTACTGCATCGGGCGCGTTGGCATCGCGGGTCGCGCGTGCGGCTGGCGAGCTGGCGGCTCTGCTGGGTGCCGGCTCCGCGACGACTGCGAAGCCGGCGCCCACCGCGGTGGACGCCGGGTTCGATCCGGGCTCGAGCAGCTACGTCAGCTTCGAGGATCTGCTCCGGAGTTGA